In Tachysurus fulvidraco isolate hzauxx_2018 chromosome 5, HZAU_PFXX_2.0, whole genome shotgun sequence, the genomic stretch aactaGTTATActgaaaatatgtttattaatacttaataatgaAATGTTATATCTCGAAGCCGTATATGCCATGCAGGTTTCATCTCAGGTCTAATGTTAGAACAACGAGATGGAGAGTTCATTCTGAGTCATTCACAAAGAGTTCGTTGACTGTGTGAATTCTTGCTGAAAAGGATGGAAACCTTGCTGTCTCAGACTGGCCAGGGCAAAGAACAGCTGCTCCTCAGGCGGAAAGTCGTCCCAGGCTCTCCATGaccaccctgaacacacaacacaggactCAGAGATATTAGACAAATACGCTTATTTAATGCACCATACAGTAGTTAAAGTGTGACAGCTCCATCTTCCCATGTCTCACAGCTGGCCTTAGGGCATTTGTTCTAACTGAAATGTTAATACAAACAGGTTTTTCCCAAAGTGTCAAATTCTTGTCTGTGTTAATCTGATGacaggaacttttttttttaccagtacatTGGTGTTCCAGTAGAAACAATAtcggtataaacaaatgaatggttTTCTGGCTGTGAGTTTGATCTAAAATGGCTCAGGATTTTTCTCATCTTGGAGcatcacagagagcagaaatgggttggATAAAATATTCTTAAGTCTctaagtgtctactttcatatgagctccATATTAACCACCACCGTGGAAAAAGAGTTATAAATCACTGGAACAGGCCCCGACGCTCAAGCGTGTTTACCCTCGTTTTTCTCAGGCTCCATGTTTACTGGCTCAGATGTTGTAAAGTCTTTATCTATTTCTCCCTGCATGAAGAGTGTAATGTAGTGATAGTTTTCATCGAGCCTGATGGTGTTCACTACGGAGGCGAACCGGAGGTCTTTTAACCGAATGCCGGCCTCCTCCATCACCTCTCTGCGTGCACACTCCTCCCATGTCTcgctgcagaaaaaaaacattgtgataATATCGTGAAAAACATTGTGATATAATATAAAGGATTATTTGTAAGTTTCATGTGTTTTGGCTTAACGGGGATTAAGCCATCCAGAAAGATGTGTGTTATAACTATTTGTTAACATGTTATTGAGTTAAAATGGATTATATGGGGTTAGTAATATGAAGATGGACGTGTAAGTAAACCatgctttttttgttgtcacaattattattaaatgaaagcATAATATACCTGTAAAATACAGAccgaaatgtaatgtaatgttgcTTTAAGCatctcattcatttattctcttTTCTGGTGCTCTACACAATTAAAGGTGCAATATGTCATTTTTATCCTGCAACATATTGCAAACACAGACAAGTCTTATTCACACAGACGTGTTTCTGTATTGAAAAATGTTCTGTTGCATCTGTGACTTTACACATTGGACCTTCAAAAACCCAGAACGCCTTTAGAT encodes the following:
- the nudt15 gene encoding nucleotide triphosphate diphosphatase NUDT15 produces the protein MAQVPQAYTPKRPGVGLAVLVTDATHPGCVLLGQRKSLVGKGLYQLPGGHIEFGETWEECARREVMEEAGIRLKDLRFASVVNTIRLDENYHYITLFMQGEIDKDFTTSEPVNMEPEKNEGWSWRAWDDFPPEEQLFFALASLRQQGFHPFQQEFTQSTNSL